In a genomic window of Scyliorhinus torazame isolate Kashiwa2021f chromosome 5, sScyTor2.1, whole genome shotgun sequence:
- the LOC140419941 gene encoding uncharacterized protein, giving the protein MEKPWKCEDCGKGFTAPHELERHQHSHTGERPFTSQCLKGFTAIGSLRRHERIHTGERPFICTVCEKGFTDIGSLRRHERVHTGERPFICTVCDKGFTDISSLRRHERVHTGERPFTCSQCDKGFTDIGSLRRHERVHTGERPFICTVCDKGFTHLHNLQTHQRVHTGERPFICTVCDKGFTRLPHLQRHQRVHTGEKPFICTVCDKGFTQLSHLQRHQRVHTGEKPYICSVCDMGFTQLSNLRSHNVTHTKSRPFKCSDCRKGFKSAQLLMSHQRIHTEERPFSCSHCTKRFQTSSRLRRHQRVHTGKKPFTCSHCGGGFTQLSNMLKHQRVHK; this is encoded by the coding sequence atggagaaaccatggaaatgtgaggattgtgggaagggattcacagccccacacgagctggaaaggcatcaacacagtcacactggagagagacctttcacctctcagtgtttaaagggattcactgccattggcagcctgcggagacacgaacgtattcacactggggagaggccattcatctgcactgtgtgtgaaaaggggttcactgacattggcagcctgcggagacacgaacgagttcacaccggggagaggcctttcatctgcactgtgtgtgataagggattcactgacattagcagcctgcggagacacgaaagagtccacactggagagaggcctttcacctgctctcagtgtgataagggattcactgacattggcagcctgcggagacacgaacgagttcacaccggggagaggccattcatctgcactgtgtgtgataagggattcactcatttacacaacctgcagacccaccagcgagttcacaccggggagagaccattcatctgcactgtgtgtgataagggatttactcggttaccccacctgcagagacaccagagagttcacaccggggagaagccgttcatctgcactgtgtgtgataagggattcactcagttatcccacctgcagagacaccagcgagttcacaccggggagaagccatacatctgctctgtgtgtgatatgggattcactcaattatccaacctgcgtagccacaatgtcactcacaccaagagcaggccctttaaatgctctgactgcaggaagggtttcaaaagcgctcagctactgatgtcccaccagcgcattcacactgaggagagaccgttcagctgctctcactgcacaaagaggtttcaaacatcatccagattgcggagacaccagcgagttcacactggaaagaagccattcacctgctctcactgtggggggggattcactcagttgtccaacATGCTgaaacaccaaagggttcacaagtga